From the genome of Thermoplasmata archaeon:
CCCGGGCCGAGAGCGCTGCGCCGTCCGCGACGCCGCCGACGTTCGACACGCGGATGAGGTTGACCATTCCGGTCTCGTTGAACGCCGCTTGGGCCTGCCGGAGGTCCATGAACAGAATCGGGTCCCGCTCGTACGTCGCCTTGCCCTCGTCTCGCAGGATGTCCGCAACGATCACGTGGACGAGAGTCTGGTTCGTGGTGCCGTAGAAGAGCGTAAGGTCCTGCCCGGCCGTCGCGTTCAGGTCCGCCGCGGCGCGGCTGTTCGCGTAGACTTCCCCGGTCGCGAGATCGTCGACGTCGACGGACCGCCCGCCCGTCGTCGTGAGCCGCCCGAACGCGGCCTCGTGCGTCGCGTTCAGGCCCATGACGGTGATCTGCTGGTTGCCCTTGTTGCCCGCCACGTTCCGCACGGGCATCGTCTTGAGGAGCGCCGGCGCGAGTCCGTCGATCGGCGTGGACCGGACCGCGAGTTTGGTCGCGATCTGCGTGTAGTTCGCCTCGGGGAACGAGAACAGCTGTCCGTTGAATTCGTTCGAGACGAGTTCGTCCACCGCGCCCAACCGGACGTAGACGTCCTCGAGGAAGATGTAGCTCAGCGTGTCCCCGACGACGAGGCTCGAGGAGATGATCGCGGTCCCGACGAGCAAGCCGGCGACGACGATCGTCACGCGCGACTTGCGCCGTCCGATGTTCCGCACCGCGAGCCGCGCGAGCAGCGGCCGCAGACCGATGACGACGCCGAGGAGGACGAGGCCCGAGAGGATCGCGAGGACGGACGCGTCCGGGAGGGCCACGGCCTCACGCCCCCCGCGCCTCGTCGACAACCTGCCCGTTCCGCATGCGGAGGATGCGGTGGGCGCGCGAGCTCACGGTCGAGTCGTGCGTCACGACGACGAGCGTCTGCCCTTGCCCGCGGTTCAGCCGTACGAGGAGGTCCATGATCTGCGCGGACGTCTCCGAGTCGAGATTCCCCGTCGGTTCGTCCGCCCAGACGATCGCGGGGTCGTTCACGAGCGCGCGGGCGATCGCGACGCGCTGCTGCTGTCCCGCGCTGAGCTGCGCGGGCTTGTGGTCCGCCCAGCCGTCCAGCTCGACATCCTCGAGGATCGCGAGCGCCTTCCGCCGGGCTTCACGCGCGGGGGCCCTCGCCACGAGGAGCGGCAGCTCGACGTTCTCCACGGACGTCAGGACCGGGAGGAGGTTGTATGACTGGAACACGAAGCCCATCCGGCGGGATCGGTAGCGGCTCTTCGCGTCGTCGTTCATCGCCGCGAGCGACACGCCTTCGATGCGCACGTCGCCCGACGTCACGTCGTCGAGGCCCGAGAAGCAGTTCAGGAGGGTCGTCTTGCCGCAGCCCGACGGCCCCATGATTGCGACCATCTCACCGCGTGCGATCGCGAGGTTCACGCCGCGCAAGGCGTGGACGTTCACGGCACCGGAGTTGTAGATCTTGTGAACATCGACCGCGCGGATGATCGCGTCGTCCGCCATGCGCGCGCTTTCGATGAAAGGCGGCGTATTTAGCGTTTCGTTACGACGCGGTCCCTACTCCGGCCGCGCGGCGAAGAAGTTCAGCCGCCACGTGTCCACGATGCCGGCCTCCGTCGTGAGGGGCCTGAGCCGCTCCGCGAGGTCCGCGTCGAAGGCCGTCCGGTCCGCCGGCGACATCTCATGCAACTCGCGTTCGTACCAGCCGTACGACGCTCCAAAGGCGACGAGGTCGTCGACGCGGCCGAATCGCACGGGGAAGTCCTTCGACGTCGCCTCCCGGTGCTCGAAGCCCGCAGTGGCGAGGGCCTTGAGGACCGCGTTCGGATCGCCGAGCGCCTTCGCCTCCGGATCCGTCCGG
Proteins encoded in this window:
- a CDS encoding ABC transporter ATP-binding protein, which codes for MADDAIIRAVDVHKIYNSGAVNVHALRGVNLAIARGEMVAIMGPSGCGKTTLLNCFSGLDDVTSGDVRIEGVSLAAMNDDAKSRYRSRRMGFVFQSYNLLPVLTSVENVELPLLVARAPAREARRKALAILEDVELDGWADHKPAQLSAGQQQRVAIARALVNDPAIVWADEPTGNLDSETSAQIMDLLVRLNRGQGQTLVVVTHDSTVSSRAHRILRMRNGQVVDEARGA